The sequence GACACATGTTTGGCTATGCCACAGATGAAACACCTGAGCTAATGCCACTTACTCATGTCCTTGCTACTAAACTTGGTGCCAAGCTCACTGAAGTTAGAAAGAACAAAACATGCCCATGGGTGAGACCTGATGGAAAAACACAGGTTACTGTTGAGTACAAGAATGATAATGGAGCCATGATCCCGATTCGTGTGCACACTGTCCTCATCTCAACACAACATGATGAAACTGTCACCAATGACAAGATAGCCAGCGATTTGAAGGAGCATGTAATAAAACCTGTCATCCCAGCTAAATACCTTGATGACAAGACTATCTTCCACCTCAACCCTTCTGGTCGTTTTGTGATTGGTGGACCCCATGGAGATGCAGGACTAACTGGCCGTAAGATCATCATTGACACCTATGGTGGTTGGGGTGCTCATGGTGGAGGTGCCTTCTCCGGCAAGGACCCAACCAAGGTTGATAGGAGTGGTGCATACATTGTTAGGCAAGCAGCAAAAAGTGTGGTAGCTTCAGGGCTTGCTCGACGCTGTCTTGTGCAGGTTTCTTATGCAATTGGAGTCCCAGAGCCACTCTCTGTTTTTGTAGACACCTACAAAACAGGAAAGATTCCAGACAAGGACATATTGGCTCTGATTAAGGAAAATTTTGACTTCAGGCCAGGAATGATTGCCATCAATCTTGACCTCATGAGAGGAGGCAACTTCAGGTACCAGAAGACTGCTGCTTACGGACATTTCGGACGTGACGATCCTGATTTCACTTGGGAGACGGTGAAGATGCTCAAGCCCAAGGCTTGATGAAATAACCAGATTACAGGTGGTTATCATCGCAGCCATCTTTCAGACTTTGggtaaacaagaaaataaaaggagcTTCAATGCGTACCTCTTATTGAAGATTACGTTTCAGTTTGATGAGGAACGAGGGTTAGACATGCTTCTTAGGCGGATACATTAGTAAAATAGGAGCTTGCAGCATTAgctgcctcttttttttttcggttttacCACTTCAGATTTCTTAATCCGTTGCCGATTCTTTTCCCATTTCTGCTGTTGATTGTTTTGCAGCCAATCTCGTGTAGTTGGTGTAAACTTAAAATGCAATCTACgtgatatttttttatcaatttatgaaGCTGTTTACCTCATAAAAGGACGGTTTATATGGTTGTAGTTTCAAATGGAGACATTCAATACTGGGTTTGCCTGAATATTCACTGAATTGTTCATGATTCACAATGTTACATCTACTGAAAAATTGCAAGCATGTTACTTAACTCGGACAATAAAAATGACATTGTATAGTGTACTCAAGAGTGCAACCAGACGCGATCACGCAGCCTCTCTTCTCCAGCACCATACATTTCATCTACCTTTTCACCATCTCGAAAAAATTGAAAAGTAGGGGTGTATCGAATGTGTTGAGTTGTTTCTGGGCATTCATCAATATCTGCATAGAGGAAGGAGAGCTTTGGAAAATTATTGCTCAATCTATGGAATGCAGGGAGGATTTCACTGCACACGCGGCACCTGAAAAACAAGGAAACTAGATCATTCATAATCTCCTGTTCTATATTTCAATTTCACACAACCAACTTACAAGTTACAACAATCAAGTAAGCCTAAATGGTAAAAGATGCTACCTGTTTTTGTGTTCACTTAACATCAGTTTCCATTATTATATTGATTCTTAATTACTTGTATAGTAATATAAATCAAACATATTCAGAGAAGAGATAAACATACCAAGAGGCGCCATAACTGATAACAGC is a genomic window of Arachis ipaensis cultivar K30076 chromosome B06, Araip1.1, whole genome shotgun sequence containing:
- the LOC107648443 gene encoding S-adenosylmethionine synthase 3; the protein is METFLFTSESVNEGHPDKICDQVSDAILDACLEQDPESKVACETCTKTNMVMVFGEITTKANVNYEKIVRDTCRGIGFVSADVGLDADNCKVLVNIEQQSPDIAQGVHGHMTKKPEEIGAGDQGHMFGYATDETPELMPLTHVLATKLGAKLTEVRKNKTCPWVRPDGKTQVTVEYKNDNGAMIPIRVHTVLISTQHDETVTNDKIASDLKEHVIKPVIPAKYLDDKTIFHLNPSGRFVIGGPHGDAGLTGRKIIIDTYGGWGAHGGGAFSGKDPTKVDRSGAYIVRQAAKSVVASGLARRCLVQVSYAIGVPEPLSVFVDTYKTGKIPDKDILALIKENFDFRPGMIAINLDLMRGGNFRYQKTAAYGHFGRDDPDFTWETVKMLKPKA
- the LOC107648444 gene encoding thioredoxin-like 3-3; amino-acid sequence: MEKGLSSTSSTSSSKEGLPLTPHSNFRTASTDDDLSHILFNIKSSKTSAVISYGASWCRVCSEILPAFHRLSNNFPKLSFLYADIDECPETTQHIRYTPTFQFFRDGEKVDEMYGAGEERLRDRVWLHS